The Halomonas qaidamensis genome includes the window GGAAAGGGCAGGGCGAGCCAGCAGGTTTTGATGAATCCTTACGGCCTTGTCGGCTTCACCACGTGCACGAAACAGCTTGCCTAGCGCGATATGGGTTTCTACCGTGTCGCTGTTGACATCTAGTGCGTTGATGAACGTGTTGATCGCTTCGTCGGGCTGCTCGTTAAGCAGATAGTTAAGCCCGACGAAGTACTCTTTCGATAAGCCTATCGTGCGCGAGGAAGGGGGGCGCAAGCGGCGGGATGTATAACGAACACCCAGGCCAAAACCGATGGCGATGGCTGCCAATAGAACGCTTAGCAGCACGACATCGAACATTTATGCCAGTTCCTTAAGCTCCTGGGTACGCAAGCGATCCAGCTCTTTTTGCTGCTGCTTATTATGGCGCTCGCTTCGAGCTAATTGCGCTTTAAGCCGTATATAAACGCCTAGCATGGCGAGCATGCCTAAAATGACGCCAAGAGCTAACGTAGCCAGTAACCAAACCGAGAGGGACACAGGCGGTAGTTCTGCCCAGATCAGGTTTAAGGCGATAGTTTGTTGGTTGTTGACGGCAAATAAAATACCTATCAGCAGAACAACCAGCAATATGATGGCCAGAATCAGCCCTTTGATCCAACGCATGAGAGTTTCCTAGTCAGTGACATTCATAATGGCTCTATTGTGTATTAGTCGTGGCGTGGCGTCATCCCGCATAAAGTAGGATAGCCCGATCATATCAACACTCTTGCTATTGACGACGCCAACGTTGCATAACCTTGGTAAGCTTACTAATAGCCTAGTGCTCGGCTAGCATCTACCTGCTCACGAAGCTCCTTGCCAGGTTTAAAGTGCGGCACGTACTTACCATCCAAGTCGACTGGGTCTCCCGTTTTTGGGTTGCGCCCAGTACGCGGCTCTCGGTAGTGTAATGAAAAGCTGCCGAACCCTCGGATTTCAACACGCCCTCCACTTGCAAGCGCATCGGTCATGTCGTCTAAAATAATACGCACCGCCGTTTCCACTTCTTTGGCGGATAGCTCCGGTTGACGCATCGCAATTTGTTCGATTAATTCAGATTTGGTCATCGGTTGGCTCCCTGCGAACTTTAAAGGCCGTGACGCACGTGCGACCTCGATAACAGCAAGGTCAGCATACTGCGCATGGCAGCATAAAACAATTCAGATAAAACAAGGTACTAGAATGAATATCAGCATAGGCGAAGCAAGGCGCTGGCGCGACCCCGTGGCTTAGGTATACTGACAACTCATTTTGTAACTGGAGAGGCTGACGTTGAACGACGATACTTCCCCTGCAGCCATACTGCGCAAGCGCCTTTATTGGCATTCCCGTCGTGGCATGTGGGAGCTAGATTTATTGCTGATTCCTTTTCTCGAGCACCGTTTTGATGGGCTGAGTGAGGACGAACAGCTAGCCTATCAGCGTTTAATTGAAGAAGAGGATCAAGACCTCTTTGGATGGCTGATGCGTCGTGAGTGGCCCGAGGAGCCATCGTTAAAGCGCATCGTGAAGATGATTGTGGACCATGCAGAAACTACCGATAACTCTGCTTATCGCACGCTCTAAAATACAGAGCGCTTTCCACGCTTTGCTGGCTGTTGGGTTATGTGCAATGGCGGCATGGCTGATAGGCTTATGGGTCGCGATACTATCGGCTTTAGTCGCCTTGCTGTTGCTAAGCCGAGAGTATCGCTATCAACCTACGGGCGGGCTGAGGGTTGTAAAAAGCGACTATCAACTTAGTGCTCAGTGGTTGTCAGAAGAAGGTGAGCTTGAAAACGAACAACCGGTTAATGCGGACTACGTAGGACCTTGGTTAATCGGACTTCGAGTTGGGCCACAGAGACTTTGGCTATGGCCTGATAGCTTGCCAGCCCATAGCCAACGAGCGCTGAGGCGCTTATGCCATCGTCCTGGGCGATAGTTGCTTAAGTGACGACTCGGATGCCATGGTGTCTTGTTGGTGTTTAGGCCAGTCAATTGAGTAATGCAACCCACGTGATTCATGCCTTTGAAGCGCTGCTAATACCGTTAACTGCGCTAGCCAGAGCGCTTGTTGCAAGCGCACACTTTCCGGATGTCTGCGCTTTTCATCTATATCGTCAAGCTGCATTTCAAGGTCGCTTAGCTTATCGTAAGCGATACTTAAACCGTGATTGCTACGAACAATTGAAACATATTGGCTCATAATGGCGCGCATCTCGCTGCGTAAAGCAGTGAGTGCTGACATTGGAATTGAGATCTCTTGCTGGTCTGGCAACTGCTCTGATCGTTGTGATGCATCAGTGTGATCGCCTGGCAAATTTTTGCACTGAGTTTTCTGTGTCTGTGTTTTCTGTGACTGTGCTAGCAAGTGCTTTGCACAGCTTCTTGCGTACACCAGGCATTCTAGTAATGAATTACTGGCCATACGATTGGCGCCATGCAGTCCCGTATAAGCAATTTCACCAACAGCATAGAGATTGGTGACGTGAGTTGCGCCGTGATGATCGGTAGCAACACCACCACAGCTGTAATGAGCAGCAGGGACGACTGGAATGGGCTGGCAGGTAATATCAATTCCCCGAGAGGCGCAATGAGCCAAAATGGTAGGAAAGTGATGACGGATAGCCGTTTCTCCAAGGTGGCTGATGTCTAGCCAGACATGCCCTTGGTGACTTTGTTGAATTTGTGAATCGATAGCTCGGGCAACCACGTCTCTAGGGGCTAGCTCGGCGCGAGAATCGATATCGGGCATAAACCGATGCCCAGCTTCATTTAGCAAACGCCCACCCTCTCCTCGAACGGCTTCGCTAATCAAAAAAGCAGGCCCTTCTGGGTCAAACAGGCAAGTAGGATGAAACTGCTGAAACTCAAGATTCATTAGTTTCGCGCCCAACTCAGCCGCCATTACCATACCTTCTCCACTACTTGGCGAGGGGGTAGTGGTATGGCGATAAAGGCCGCTTGCACCACCGGTTGCCAGAGCAACGTGCTTAGCAAACAGCATCTGTTGGTGCTGCTGTCGATCGACGCCTTCCGCGCCAATGCAGCGTCCTTCGGTATCGCTAATCAAATGCAAGATGGTCAAGTCACTGCGCTGAATAATGTTGGGATGTGCAGCTACTTTTTCGTATAACGTATCGACTACCGCGCGACCAGTCGCGTCATCCGCATGAATAATGCGGCGTGCGTTATGGCCTCCCTCGCGGGTTAAATGGAAGGGGTAGCGAGCGCTGGGGTCTGGGTCTGGAGTAAAGGGTACGCCGTTGTTGATTAGCCACTGAATGGCGTCTGGGCCATGAGTGACAGTAAAGCGGACTGCATCTTCATCGCACAGGCCATCGCCAGCAATGAGTGTATCTCGTATATGTGCCTCTAGGTCGTCATCCGGTGAGAGAACGGCGGCTATTCCCCCTTGCGCCCAGCGGCTGGCTCCTTGGTCGTCCAGGGCGGGTCTCACTAACGTCACCGAGAGATGATCGGCAACTTCAAGTGCTAGGGTTAGGCCGGCGACGCCGCCGCCGATAATAAGTACGTCGGATGTTGGCGTGCTCATGGGACCCGATCCTCTTTTCACATTCATAACGCGGTAGGTGCTAAACGCTAAACGCCTTTTACGCGATAGATAACAGAAGTGGCATCATAGCGTGACTGCTTTCGCTTGGCGATGAGTGGGCGCGAAAAATTGCTTTCAGTGCATATAGATAGAGGCGAAAGACTGGCATGCAATAGATAGGGGGATGGGCTTATGAGGCAGAGCTACCAGCCTGGCTAACAGATGCTAAAAAGTGACCAATAGAAGCTACTGGATACGTTCTTTATAGGCTAAGACAACTGATAGTTTGCTATCGCCTAATAGGCTGACCAAACGTGCGATGAATAAATAAACTGGAAACAAGTAGGAAGGGGTGTTGCAGTATATGGTGCCCGGAGCCGGACTTGAACCGGCACGGAGTTACCTCCGAGAGATTTTAAGTCTCTTGCGTCTACCAATTTCGCCATCCGGGCAGTGTATCGATGAAAGATTGCTATTCGTCGTCACACTTAAAATGGAGGCTGGAGTCGGAATCGAACCGGCGTACACGGAGTTGCAGTCCGCTGCATAACCACTCTGCCATCCAGCCTTACAAGTCATTGGAGCGGAAAAGTAGATTTGATCGGACTGGCGTTCCAGCTCACGACCCTCTCTTGCTTTACCACATTATCCAAGTTGGAGCGGGAAAGGAGATTCGAACTCCCGACCCTCGCCTTGGCAAGGCGATGCTCTACCACTGAGCTATTCCCGCTTGACTCGAGGGCGAATTATACGCATTGCTGCGCACTTGTCAATTAATGAATTTATCTGAAGCCTCTGTTATGCAACAAGTCATTACATAGAGCGACTCAAGTGTGGCCAGGCTGCTTTGAGGTATTGGGCCATTGACCAAAGCGTAAGAATGGCGGCGGCGTAGAGAACAACAACGCCAATGAGTGCAAGCTCATGCCCTGGTGGGAAGGCCAATAGTATGAGGAGAGCAACCATCTGTAGCGTTGTTTTAAGCTTGCCGATCCAAGAAACCGCGACCATTCCGCGCTTGCCCATTTCCGCCATCCACTCGCGAAGTGCTGAAATGACGATTTCACGACCAATAATGACCAGCGCGGGTAGAGTTAATACCAGAGTGTCAAAGCGCTCGATAAGCAGCGCTAAGGCAACCGCGACCATTAACTTATCAGCCACGGGATCGAGAAACGCGCCAAATGGCGTGGATTGATTCCAGCGGCGGGCTAGGTAGCCATCCAGCCAGTCAGTTACGGAGGCTAGCGCAAATAGGCCTGCAGCCACAGGCATGCTCCAGCTAAAAGGTAAGTAAAAAAGTACTACCAGTAGTGGAATGAAGGCGATTCTTGCCAGAGTCAGTATGTTAGGTATATTCATCGCAGGGCGCGATCCTTGCCGGAGAATCATAGAAGACGAAGTAGTGGAGAACATTCTATCCCCCTTAGTGCCTAGCATCCACGTTAACAACAGGTTTATCCGTTGAGAGATTGGTAAATAGTCTCGGCAAGCGAGGCATTAATGCCGGGTACACGTGCTAGTTCATCGCGACTGGCCTTTTGAACGCCCTGTAAGCCACCGAAGAAGCGTAGCAGTTCGCGCCGTCTTTTAGGGCCGATGCCGGGTATATCCTGAAGTGTTGAGGTGCGTCGTGCCTTGTCACGTTGGGCCCGATGGCCGGCAATAGCAAAGCGGTGTGACTCGTCACGAATATGCTGAATCAGGTGCAGTGCCGGCGAAGCTGGGTCAAGGGGGAGTGGGTTGTCGGTGGTTTCCA containing:
- a CDS encoding LapA family protein → MRWIKGLILAIILLVVLLIGILFAVNNQQTIALNLIWAELPPVSLSVWLLATLALGVILGMLAMLGVYIRLKAQLARSERHNKQQQKELDRLRTQELKELA
- a CDS encoding integration host factor subunit beta; the encoded protein is MTKSELIEQIAMRQPELSAKEVETAVRIILDDMTDALASGGRVEIRGFGSFSLHYREPRTGRNPKTGDPVDLDGKYVPHFKPGKELREQVDASRALGY
- a CDS encoding FAD assembly factor SdhE, with protein sequence MNDDTSPAAILRKRLYWHSRRGMWELDLLLIPFLEHRFDGLSEDEQLAYQRLIEEEDQDLFGWLMRREWPEEPSLKRIVKMIVDHAETTDNSAYRTL
- the nadB gene encoding L-aspartate oxidase, yielding MSTPTSDVLIIGGGVAGLTLALEVADHLSVTLVRPALDDQGASRWAQGGIAAVLSPDDDLEAHIRDTLIAGDGLCDEDAVRFTVTHGPDAIQWLINNGVPFTPDPDPSARYPFHLTREGGHNARRIIHADDATGRAVVDTLYEKVAAHPNIIQRSDLTILHLISDTEGRCIGAEGVDRQQHQQMLFAKHVALATGGASGLYRHTTTPSPSSGEGMVMAAELGAKLMNLEFQQFHPTCLFDPEGPAFLISEAVRGEGGRLLNEAGHRFMPDIDSRAELAPRDVVARAIDSQIQQSHQGHVWLDISHLGETAIRHHFPTILAHCASRGIDITCQPIPVVPAAHYSCGGVATDHHGATHVTNLYAVGEIAYTGLHGANRMASNSLLECLVYARSCAKHLLAQSQKTQTQKTQCKNLPGDHTDASQRSEQLPDQQEISIPMSALTALRSEMRAIMSQYVSIVRSNHGLSIAYDKLSDLEMQLDDIDEKRRHPESVRLQQALWLAQLTVLAALQRHESRGLHYSIDWPKHQQDTMASESSLKQLSPRTMA
- the pgsA gene encoding CDP-diacylglycerol--glycerol-3-phosphate 3-phosphatidyltransferase — its product is MNIPNILTLARIAFIPLLVVLFYLPFSWSMPVAAGLFALASVTDWLDGYLARRWNQSTPFGAFLDPVADKLMVAVALALLIERFDTLVLTLPALVIIGREIVISALREWMAEMGKRGMVAVSWIGKLKTTLQMVALLILLAFPPGHELALIGVVVLYAAAILTLWSMAQYLKAAWPHLSRSM